tccttgttggaacatcttttatttacttgttgggatatcattgtattgctatgttatcttaatgcatctatatacttggtaaagggtggaaggctcggcctctcgcctagtgttttgttccactcttgtcgccctagttcccgtcatatcgctgttatgttcccgaattttgcgttccttacgcggttgggttataatgggaaccccttgatatttcgccttgattaaagcttttccagcaatgcccaaccttggttttaccatttgccacctagccttttctttccgttgggttctgcagactcaagggtcatcttattttaacccccccccccgggccagtgctcctctgagtgttggtccaaaccgtcaggcGCCGGTggctactaggggcaactctgggctggcctactggaagtttagacaatctgagtgtgccctgagaaagagatatgtgcagctcctatcgggatttgtcggcacattcgggcggtgttgctggtcttgttttaacctgtcgaagtgtcttgttgtaccgggatgccgagtctgatcggtgtgtctcgggtggaggtttattccttcgttaaccgtgagagcttgtcatgggctaagttgggattccctgcagggtttgaactttcaaaagccgtgcccgcggttatgggcagatgggaatttgttaatgtccggttgtagataacttaaaccttaattaattaaaatgaatcaactgagtgtgttgccgtgatggcctcttctcggcggggtccgggaagtggacatggtgttggagtaatgcttgcgcaggttgttcttctagattcccgctcgcgctttgcctcctcttctcgctctcttttgcgtataagttagccaccatatatgctagtcgcttgctgcagctccacatatttttgcctcaccccttcctataagcttaaatagtcttgatcgcgagggtgcgagattgctgagtccctgtggctcacagatactataactccagatgcaggtccaggtgattccactccaggtgacgagtacgagctcaagtgggagttcgacgaggactctcaatgttattatgtttcctttcccgatgatcagtagtggtgcctagttggggttcgattcagggtcttgtcgcatgttgggttcttttcaattttggcgccgtagtcgggccatgagtgtttggatgatgtatgttatttatgtactttgatgtgacgtgacgagtgtaagccaactatgtatctcctccttttattatatattacatgggatgttgtaatgattgcctgacttgcgacattgctttcaatgcggttatgtctctaagtcgtgcctcgacacgtgggagctatagccgcatcgagggcgttacagctttTGTCCATTCCTGGTAGCTTTCTCCTTAGAAAGGTAGCTAATCATCTTGTATTATAATCATGCCAAACAATCTTGACAAGAACATATGCTATAAGCCTGTTGTGAATAATATCTGAAGAATCTATTACATAATTTCtgaaatgaaaaaggaaaagggaATTATGCGGATAACTTGTACACAAATGAAATCAAACTTAATAAATGAGTGATAGTTTGCTGTCAATTTAAAATGGTAGTCCTGAGGGAGACAACCCTGGGACAAAGTGTATGTTCCGAGggggggcaaagaaggaggagtcgAGGAGGATAAAGCTATCATAAGTGTGCCTTTATTTGCGCACTTTAATAGAAAATTATCTGCAAGCAGTGGCGGNNNNNNNNNNNNNNNNNNNNNNNNNNNNNNNNNNNNNNNNNNNNNNNNNNNNNNNNNNNNNNNNNNNNNNNNNNNNNNNNNNNNNNNNNNNNNNNNNNNNNNNNNNNNNNNNNNNNNNNNNNNNNNNNNNNNNNNNNNNNNNNNNNNNNNNNTAGACATTTGTCCGCAACCTCTGTACCATctgccaactttttgtagtaaatgTTCGCCAACCCTCCAGAGCCTATTCTTCTCTCCAATCCATTCATGGCCATTTCAATTTCGGATAGCGTATATCTCGCAAGGACTGCTTGGAAATCGATCAAGccaagttcttcttcttcaggtgcTGCAATAAAAGGAGGGTGGTTCAACGAGCTAAATCAACTGCAAAATATTATTGCAGTTTCTTTTTTCGCAGGAAGTTGAAAAATATTGGTAGTTGGACCAAAACACATAGCTACAATGCACACTATACGCTTCTGTAGTTAGAAGACATGCACCGTATGGAGGTGGAAGGTTCTTCTTGCGTCGGAAGTAGTAGCAACATCCAATTGCAGTGATTATTAGCAGAACAGCTCTGGACACAATACATGCAACAATATTTTTCTGCGTCCACATCGTGTGCAAGGTCCCTATTATCGGCCTCGTTATCTGCCATCAAAGGATTCCCCTTGCAGATAATACCTTGTGGACAAGTTGTTAGTTATGAGGGGGACAAAGAAGGAGGAGACGAGGAGGATAAAGCTACCAGGAATGTACCTTTATTTGCAGACTTTGACAGAAGATACTAATTTGGATTCCTAAAAAATAGACAAATTAATTGTCTGCCAGCAATGTTGGAGCtttcctacacacacacacacacactagaagGGGGGCtatcgcccccccccccacacacacacacacactagaaaTCGATCATGTATACACTTAATTTCTAGGCCTAACTATCATGTTGGATTTCATTAACTACCATGTTGGGTTACTTCACATCTAAGTCTAGAACCATACCATCAAACTTACTATGAGATTGGTGCAACAACGCTAGtttattttctaattttttttagaTCCAAAGTTTATTTTCTAATGAGTTGTTGCTTGCTGTTGTCCGCTGCTTTTGGTTTATCAATCGTGTGTGTTGAGTTGTCTTTCTTGTGCCAGGCCCAATAGCGAAAAcaatttttttgtctatttcattttttctttttattttttgtatttcactttcttttttccccttttcccatttccttttttcctttttcccgtTTCTTTTGTAATTCCTTTTCTACTAGtccttttctttctatttttttatttttcagaatttcaaaatttgtCTGAAATTTCAAGAAATATTTGAAAATTCAATaaatttttattttaaaaaaatgttcataagttcaaaaaatgttcctgtttcaaattttattcacaaattcaaaatagcAATTCTTGatcattaaaaaatgttcacctttCAAAATGTGTTCATAAGCTCATAAAATGTTCCTATTTCCAaactttgttcacaaattcaataaATGTCCACAATGTTTGCTTCTTTTTAAAAAATtagagttttaaattttgttcacagaTGGAAAAAACGTTCCAttgtgtccaaaatgttcatggtttcAAAAGATGTTCCTATTTTCAAACATTTGTTCATAAATTAAAAAAATCCCTTTTTTgatttgttcaaaaattcaaaaattgtttctATTTGTCAAAAAATATCGAATTGAAAAAATGTTCccgtttttcaaattttgttcacaaattcatacGTTCTTTCCGTTTCGAAATTGGGCCATGTTAACTTGAGAAACTGGCCCAGGCCCGCAAACCTCAAATCCCTGTGAAGCCCACATTCACATGCGGGCCCACAACCGTCGAAGCGATAAGGAGAGTGACAGCCGCTCAGCCCGCCGGCACACCCGACCAACTCTCGCTCACTCGCCGGAGGGAAACAGAGCAAAGAtgaccacggcggcggcggcgacgacgatgcGTCTGTCTTCCCCGTTCAAGGCCCCGCCTCTCCGTCCTCCCTGCCACCGCGTCGTCCCGTCGAGGCGGGGCCCCGGGCGGGCCGGGCTGGCCGTCTCGGCGGCCGCCGGCGGGTCGCCCCCCACCGTGCTCGTCACCGGCGCCGGAGGACGAACAGGTAGATGCTACACATCCCGCTATCTTTTCCCCCTTCGCGTACTTTCGCCACACATTACTGCACGGTGCCACCGTCTCTTGGTGTTCCAGTGGGATACAGTTCAGTTCGTATTTGTGGGAGAATttgccggcggaggcggcggtttCTTGGAATCAAGATGCTTCACAACCTACTGAACCTCCCATTAATTCACAAATTACACTCCCGTTTGCGTACTGTAATCCGGCGTGCGCCTCTGACCTCTGCGCTGTGGCGACCCAGGCCAAATTGTGTACAAGAAGCTGAAGGAGAAGGCAGACCAGTTTGTGGCCAGAGGGCTGGTCAGGACGCCGGACAGCAAATCTAAGATCGATGGGGGCGACGACGTGTTCATCGGAGACATTAGGGATCCTGGGAGCATTGCGCCGGCGATCGACGGCATTGACGCGCTCATCATCCTCACCAGTGGGGTCCCGAAGATGAAGCCAGGGTTTGATCCTAGCAAAGGGGGTCGGCCCGAGTTTTACTTCGAGGAAGGGTCTGATCCTGAGCAGGTGACTGACTGACGAAACCACCTGTCAATGACAGTACTCATATTAGCAATATATGACAACTGGTGCATTTCTTTAGAGCTAAtaatgctttttgtttgtttttcccttgtttaAGGTGGATTGGATAGGCCAAAAGAACCAAATCGACGCTGGTAAATCTTCACCTTTGTCTTGTTCTGTTAGAGCATTATACAATGTTTAGTGTGTTTATTGAAATGATTGGTCCGTCGACCTTttacttgtctgctctcttggttttTTCATCTTCTTTAATTATCCATGCAGCCAAGAGCATTGGTGTAAAGCAGATAGTTTTGGTTGGATCCATGGGTGGAACAGATCTCAACCATCCATTAAACAAGCTTGGGAATGGGAATATACTGGTATATAGCTTGTTTGACAATATTTTTATATGTTCTTTCCTATACTTTTGTGTGCATGAATATATCATGTATCATTTTAGGAATTAGAATGATCAATTGCTCTTCTAATTTGCAGGTGTGGAAACGGAAGGCAGAACAGTACCTAGCGGACTCTGGTGTACCATATACAATTATAAGGTTATAACACAAACTCATTCGTTGGTGCTATTTGCGGGATGAGACTTATTCTTGCATGTTCCGCAAAGATTTCTTTTGTCACATTTAATTTATGTAATAGACTGCCAGTCACTTTTTTCTCTCCATAGATGGTCAATCATAAAAGTAATTCTATATATCTGTGATGAAGGAAGAAAACAACAAAACAACAGAAGTGCATGATGGAGTATGAAGCACCACAAAGAAAATTAATTTAGTATAAGAAATCAAAAATTTCAATTTCTTTCATAGGGACATTAATTGTTGGAGTATTTTCCACCAACAATCGTGTTGATAAAATACCTTTTCCACATCCCATCTCTTTCCAGGGCTGGAGGactacaagacaaagatggtggtgTGCGTGAGTTGATTGTTGGAAAGGATGACGAGATCTTGAAGACGGAAACAAAAACTATTGCCAGGGCAGATGTTGCAGAAGTTTGCATACAGGTACCTTTATAGAACAAAACACATGTTTCTGTACATAAACTACTGCTCAATCTTTTTTTCATCATCTGCCATATATATTTGTTGCATCTATCTATGCCTTACTGGCTAGTGGTCGCTACCACTGATCCATCTGTGCCTTTCCTGTGTAGGCCTTGCTATTTGAGGAAGCAAAGTTCAAGGCATTTGATCTGGCTTCAAAACCTGAAGGTGAAGGAACACCGACGACAGATTTTAAGTCTGTTTTTGCACAAATTGCTACTCGCTTCTAAGAAGACAAGATCATTCTGGCCAATGAAATGGGGACAGTTTTTTAATTAGGCGATATGGAATTTGTACCGGGTCAGGTTAGTGTTCTGTTTATTAATTAAGAAAATGCAACATTTTATTTTATGCACTATTACTCAATAGTGATTTGTTTGTTTATGTCTTTTCTTTGTGGTGCACAACATGTTTATAGCCGTTCTGTTACCTGGTTGATCGGTCTTAATATGGATGTGCGGCCTTACTATTTGCAGTTAGTTTATTTTGTTAAATAAAGGTAGGAAGTGCTTGTCCTTCAGGGGTCATGTTGCCATGATGTTCTGGGGTCTACATGATTTAGTTTCAAGTTAATTCATTTGCTAGTCTATACAAAGAGTTATCCATATTGCGTATGTATAGTCCTACCAATTAGTTGGTAAGTATAATTTGAATTGTAAATTTGTTAGGAATATAAAATGCCCAAGCTTGTTCTGTAGCAAAAGTAAAAGTGACATGTCATCTCCTTCCAGATTGTCTCTGATGTTCTGCCAACAGAAGAAATATTCTGCTCTACTTAGAGCCATTCTGTAAAAATTACACAGCTATCTAAGCTCCTCACAACATTACCagatttaacaatataaccaactcgaatctcatttccaagatttttatgcaTTGTTCACTTGCAAATTTATTTTTTCACGTTCTTATTTGCACGTTCTATTTAAAACATGATATTTCTGTGCCGTTGATGTTAAGACTCTGTAGTATGTTAACTGAGAAGCTCTGGTGCATGAAACATCACATAACTTAGTAGCTAGAATTTACACGGGTGAACATCACTTCACGGGTTTCTGAGAGAATTAAGGATTGTTTGGTATGATATGTCTTGCACTTATCGAGCTGCGCAGCTGACCTATATTACCTAATATGTGCATACTAGTTCATTTGATTGGATTTTGGATTCGTTTATAGAAACCTTGTCTTGATTAAGTACAATTACCGTCTTCAAACCAGAAATGGCATTTTCTCTGACCTTCCATGTCGCTTATTTTGAGAGGTAGGCAGTGCAATAATCTCCTTCACAGTATTTCCACTAATCTCTTGTCTAGTATGACCAATAAACTGATCAAAACAATAACCAAGTACACATAGTTAATATTCGTTAAAAAGAAACCCGGATTCATTTATAGAGCAACTTTCTAGAACAGTTTGTTCAGAAATTGAAAAGAACACAAAAGTAAAGTACAATTTTACAGTCGCCTTATATTTATTTCCTACATATGTCATGTATGTTGCACAGCTGAACCAAATCAAAACATGTTGAGTATCAACATTAGAATCCCCATCCCATCTCTTTCCAAGATACGTAGTTCCCAATGCTCATCTGATGAAAGAATATCTTACAGTGTTCAGCTTTAGATACATGGTGCTGAGAATCATGCAAGTAGATACCGAGGCGGGAAGTTGCCCACGCATGTTCGCACACTTGAAAAACCGCTTGGATCATACTGATCATCGTATATTTCATTAGGTTTCCATTTAGATATAGCATAAAGTACTCTCCCTTTCCATCCTTGTAGCAGCCAACCGCGATCTTCAACAGCAAAGAATTCCTCATGATAAAGTGAGTTCTTCATGTGAACTATTTTCTTTAAGATGGCTGGATCGACAGGAAGCTGCTCGAACCCAGCCTTGAGGAACCTTGCTTGCCACTGCCTGTAACTTTCTGGCCTCTCAGTCCTTTCTGCATCCTCACATGCTATGATGTTAAGTGCATCCCGCCTAAATAGGATCCTCTCAATCATCTTTCTTGCTTCATTATCCCGTGGAACATTTGCATCAAGTATGTCAAACATTGAAGAGTAATGGAGCATAACCTCTTTGAATCGTTGTATGAAGAAGGGAGAACTGTGAAACCCATTCACGTTGCCAGAAATAAAAACCTTTGGGTTCATCCGCCTCATAGTTTTCAGCAGCTCATTCCTTGCGCCATTTATGGCTTCGGTTTCATGACCAAGATTCTTCATCCGGAATATGCAGTTGATTATGAGAACTTCATCCTCGGCAATGTTAAGATCCTCAATTTTAATGGTCTCCCATCTTGAAGCGGCAATGCCCTGATACTGAAATGGTACCTTGAACATGTTTGCATAATCAGCCAACCGCTTACCTGTCTCCTCGATCATTTCGCAGGGGCGCAAACTTTGCTGGGGAGTGTCTATACCTGTGATCCGAAGCTTAGGGGCTCCCTCTTCTTGCTGTGCAAACCTCTGAATCATTAATGGCCACTGAAAGCCAAAGCCGATGCCGAAATCGACGATGTGAACCCTTGGTTGCCTTTGTGAGACATCAAAAATAGTTTGGTTGGCAAAGTAGTATGACGCCCTTTTGAAAGGGCAAGCTGCAAGAAAAAGGCTGTAAGCCTCTAACCAATCTGTGGTATTTGTTGGCCTCTCCATGAGGTTGTGATAAATCTGACTCCCGCTCCCAGCCAAGCGTGCCTCGAGGCCGTCCACCAAATAAAATGCCAGCCTCTGAGTACAATCACCATCTGCAGAAGAGTGTTGTCTTATCTTCAATATCAGTTCACTGGCCAATAGCTGGTGGTCTTCTGCCACAGCCTGTGCACAATGGATGAGGAGAGTCCTGAGATCAACCAACTCTTTCCTTGGCCGCTTCCTAGCCCATAGCTTCTGATGGGCACGTCCTTTGCTCCGGCCTTTCAGCAAGTTATTGTCTCCTTTCCCTGCCATCCTTTCCCGCAGTCTTCTTATTTGGTCGGAACGACCATAGCATAGCAGAACTCGGTCGAAATTTTCATTTCGAATTATTGCACAAGTGGTGATGGCATGATGTTTATTGCTCCTTCCTTCCAAGATATCCCAGTCCCTTTGGTCTGCCACCTCAAAGGTCGTGTTTTCGCTCCTCTCTCCTACTTTTGCATTTGCAGTCAGTTTGGAAATAGAAAGTATGCCATTCTCTAAATATATCACCAGCTTATCAATACTTGAAGCAAATATCTTTTCCTCCTTGACACCTCTCTGACAATGCAAGGCAGGGAAGCCAGATCCGGAAGTCCATCCAACACTTATCAATGGCTGGTTTGGTAGAAAAACACTCCTATTGCAGATATATGGACTCATCGGGGTTGTTAAGGGCTGTACCAAGCTGTAACTTGAACAGTCATTACTGAAGCTAGTGCTCCCGAGCCTCTTGTAACAGCTGATCGCACTCTTATCAGGGTTGTCTTTTTCGTTGTTGCTATGCAGTGGTGGCCAGTTAGTAGCCGGCGCGTATACCTGTCGAAGAATGTCACGGAACGGCTTCTCAGCAACCTGGAGAGCAGCCTCCTCTTGGCATATGTCAACCCCCTCGTCAATGTCTTCCATCAGCATCTGACTTATGCAGTGAAGAGCATAGTTTGATGTAATCCGGCAGTGCTCAGGGCTACCCTCTGCAGCAATCTGAACTTGGTTTTGTCCAAGGCTGGTTACTCCACCATATGTACTTGCTTGGTTGGCTGGGGAAAGAACTGTGGAGTGTGGACCACTCAGCTGGTAGTTGTACACAGTGAATTGCTGCTGAGAAGTGGAATCACTGTCGTATCGTTGGTCGGTTGCTGCAATGGTGTCCAGATTGTCACGGAGAGGTTCAATCGCCATTGTGGAAAGTCTGATTTCCACCTCCCGCAGTATGAGATATATGGTTCTTCTTTGTCCCACAGCAAATAAATCAGCTTGTTTCCTGGAACAAGAAAAATGGGAACTGGAAGCTAAATTATGTGAGACCAATTTCGGTTCACCTTGCTCGTGTGCTACAATCTAGAATGCCCGTTAAATGGAATTCTGATCAGCGAGCTCTTTTTTTCTTCATTTCCTTCACCTTCTGCTTCTTCCTTTTTTATTCGAGATTCAGCTTATGATTGTTTTTGGCACGCCATTACCGATTGAAAAAAAATGAAGGCTTGCAGACACGAGAATAACTATTTTAGCCGGTTAAACATATTACTAATGTAGTAATGTTTAAGCATCAATAACAGAAACAGCACACCTAAAACGATTTTGAATCTATGACACGCCTAATACCACTGCTCAGGCTCCTCATCTGAGCAAGTAGCAAACGTAGGGAAGCACACACCTTGGTTattgagcagcagtagcagcagatccAGTGCTTTGACAGAAGAGTAGTGAGGATGTGGGCTATGAAGGAAGAGTAGtgaggctgtggtgttgatgtaaactaattttttttgttgctCTTCTTGTTGCTTTGTTCCCAATGTCAGACATGGTGATTATGACAGAGAATGAGTCCAGATTACAGCAGTTGTCCTGTCGATTAGTTCTAGGCCTGGCTGCGCATCGGATGTATAAAAAAGTGTTCATTAGGAACGCGTGCATGGGTTTCAACATTATTAAGGTTCCTAATTGAATTGTTAAAAAAGGAGATTCACTGTTCAAAGAAAATTTTCTTTCTTTTCCATTTGATAGTTGATATATGTAATGGCCTTGCTCGATTTTTTCAAGGATAGTTTGTTGTACTTTATCTCTTTAAAATAATCTGATTTATTTCGTGATTAtcttagttcaaaattgaattgtCAGTGCCTAGCTATTCTGATGAGATTTGCACTTATGTTCTGCCGTATCTGAAGTATTTGTACCAAATGTTTAATTAGTGTAACTGCCTGTGAATTTTAtttacaacatccacagcagtgttaGTTGTCATGTCATGAAAATGCACGTCTGGATTCAATCTATACTACTAGAAGAACATGTAAAAAACTACTAGAAAAAGAAAGTAAAACAACATCTGTTAAAAATCGACATAATTGAAAAGAAAAGGAGGCCCTGTTCAAAGAAACTTGTATTATTGTTTTTCATTTGATAGTTGACATATATAATGGTTGACTTTTTGGAGGGTAGTTTGTTGTACCAAGTTTGTTCTTGGTTTTCGCCTAGGCCTAGCCAGTGCGACCTTGTATTGATGTCTCACTACTAAGATCCATGTAACACTGACCGGCAAAAATGTGTCATCACAGATGAGTTTCTAGCCGGTCAGTGCCTCGGGGTCAGTGATGACTACCTCATCAGTGATGGGCCAGTTGGCCCGAATGTGATGAGATTATCACAGACTGGCCGACCTGGCATTAATGACTATGTAGAGAAGGTCGGAACGGATGCTTTCACTGACGAGCCACTATGTAGGACCAGTCAGTGGTAGTGAAATAACACAGATGGGCTGGCCTGACAGTGTTGATAGCTTGTGGAGACCGTTGTGCACCACAGTACTGACATGTTTTAACATAGAGGCAGGTCAGTGATGACCGAGCATCACTACTGGATAATGCAGCCCAGCCGCAGTCCCGGACAGTGCAGCCCCAGTTTTCTCGAGCAGTTTGTTCAGAAATTAAATAGAGCGACAGAGGCAAAGTATTGCACAGTTGCCTTTTGCTACATATGGTCGTGTAGTTCCGCAGTTGAACCAAATCAACACATGTTGAATATCAACATTTCAATCACCATCCCACCTTCTTCCAAAGTGGTACTTCCCAATGCTCATCTGACGAAAGAATATCTTACGGTATTCAGCAATTTAGACCCATTGCGTTGAGAATGATGCAAGTAACTACGGAGGCGGTAAGTTGCCTACTGATGTTTGTGCACTTGAAAAACTGTTCAAATCTTACGGATTATCATACGTTTCATTAGGTTTCCATTTGGATATAGCCTTTCCATCCTTGTATCAGCCAACCGCGATCTTCAACAGCAAAGAATTCCTCGTGATAAAGTGAGTTCTTCATGTGTACTCTTTTCAAGAAGGCTGGAGCCGCAGGAAGCTGCTGGAACCCAGCCTTGAAGAACCTTGCTTGCCACTGCCTGTAACTTTCTGGCCTCTCAGTTCTGTCTGCGCCCTCAACATGCTATGATGTTAAGTGCATCCCCCCAAATAGGATCCTCTCAATCATCTTTCTTGCTTCATTATCCCGTGGAACATTAGCATCAAGCATATCAAGCATTGAAGAGTAATGGAACATAGCCTCTTTGAAGCATTGTATGAAGAAGGGAGAACTATGCAACATTCACGGTGCCAGCAATAAAAACCTTTGGGTTCATCCTCCTCATAGTTTTCATTACCTCATCTCTTGCGCTATTTATGCCTTCGGTTTCATGACCAAGATTCTTCATCCGGAATATGCAGTTGATTATGAGAACTTCATCCTCGGCAATGCCCTGATACTGAAAAGGTAAATTGAACATGTTTGCATAGTCAGCCAACCGCTTCCCTGTCTCCTTGATCATTTCACAGGGGCGGAAACCTGGTTGGCGGACTTCTATGCCTGTGATCCGAAGCTTAGGGGCTCCTCCTTCTTGCCGTGCAAACCTCTGAATCATTGATGGCCACTGAAAGCCGAAGCTGATGCCAAAATCGACGATGTGCACCTTTGGTCGCCTTTGTGAGACATCAAGAATAGTTTGGTTGGCAAAATTGTATGACACCCTTTTGAAAGGGCAAGTTGCAAGAAAAAGGCTGTAAGCCTCTAACCAATCTGTGGTAAACCTGACTCCCGATCCCAGGCAAGCTTTCCTCGAGGCCATCCACCAAGTAAAATGCCAGTCTCTGATTACAATCACCATCTGCTGAGGAGTGTTGTCTTATCTTCTTGAGGAGTTCACTGGCAAACAGGTGGTTGTCTTCTGCCACAGCTTCTGCAGAATGGATGAGGAGAGCCCTGAGATCAACCTACTCTTTCCTCTGTTGCTTTCTAGCCCATAGCTTCTGACGCCCTTTGCTCCGGCCTTTCGGTGAGTTCTTGTTTCCTTGCCCCGCGATCCTTTCTCGCAGTCTTGTTATCCTGTCGGAACTCTTCCAACCATAGCATAGCAGAACTCGGTCGAAATTTTCATTTCGAATTATTGCCCAAGTGGTGATGACATGATGTTTATTGCTCCTTCCTTGAAAGATACCCCAGCCCCTTTGGTCTGCCGCCTCAAAGATTGCGTTTTCACTCATCTCTCCTACTTTTGCTTTTGTAGTCAGTTGGGAAATCAAGGCAATGAAGCCAGATTCGGAAGTCCATCCAAAACTTATCAACGGATGATTTGGTAAAAGACTCCTTGCAGGCATATGGACTCAACGGGGTTGCCAAGGGCTGTAACACGTTGTGACTGGAATGGTCATTACTGAAGCGAGTGCTCCAGAGCCTCTTGTAATGGCTGGTCCCACTCTTATCAGCGGCGAGTCAGTGGCCGGCGTGTATACCTCCCCAAGAATGTCATGGAATGGCTTCTCAGCATCCTGCAGAGCAGCCTCCCCTTGGCATATGTCGACCCTCTCGTCGACGTCTTCCATCAGCATCTGGCTTATGTAGTGAAGAGCATCGTTTGATCTGATCTGGCGGTGCTCAGGGCTACACCCTGCGCTAATCTGAAATTGGTTTTGTCCAAGGCTGCTGTTGACTCTGCA
The sequence above is a segment of the Triticum dicoccoides isolate Atlit2015 ecotype Zavitan chromosome 1A, WEW_v2.0, whole genome shotgun sequence genome. Coding sequences within it:
- the LOC119350016 gene encoding uncharacterized protein At5g02240-like — encoded protein: MRAHNRRSDKESDSRSARRHTRPTLAHSPEGNRAKMTTAAAATTMRLSSPFKAPPLRPPCHRVVPSRRGPGRAGLAVSAAAGGSPPTVLVTGAGGRTGQIVYKKLKEKADQFVARGLVRTPDSKSKIDGGDDVFIGDIRDPGSIAPAIDGIDALIILTSGVPKMKPGFDPSKGGRPEFYFEEGSDPEQVDWIGQKNQIDAAKSIGVKQIVLVGSMGGTDLNHPLNKLGNGNILVWKRKAEQYLADSGVPYTIIRAGGLQDKDGGVRELIVGKDDEILKTETKTIARADVAEVCIQALLFEEAKFKAFDLASKPEGEGTPTTDFKSVFAQIATRF
- the LOC119359370 gene encoding scarecrow-like protein 34; translated protein: MAIEPLRDNLDTIAATDQRYDSDSTSQQQFTVYNYQLSGPHSTVLSPANQASTYGGVTSLGQNQVQIAAEGSPEHCRITSNYALHCISQMLMEDIDEGVDICQEEAALQVAEKPFRDILRQVYAPATNWPPLHSNNEKDNPDKSAISCYKRLGSTSFSNDCSSYSLVQPLTTPMSPYICNRSVFLPNQPLISVGWTSGSGFPALHCQRGVKEEKIFASSIDKLVIYLENGILSISKLTANAKVGERSENTTFEVADQRDWDILEGRSNKHHAITTCAIIRNENFDRVLLCYGRSDQIRRLRERMAGKGDNNLLKGRSKGRAHQKLWARKRPRKELVDLRTLLIHCAQAVAEDHQLLASELILKIRQHSSADGDCTQRLAFYLVDGLEARLAGSGSQIYHNLMERPTNTTDWLEAYSLFLAACPFKRASYYFANQTIFDVSQRQPRVHIVDFGIGFGFQWPLMIQRFAQQEEGAPKLRITGIDTPQQSLRPCEMIEETGKRLADYANMFKVPFQYQGIAASRWETIKIEDLNIAEDEVLIINCIFRMKNLGHETEAINGARNELLKTMRRMNPKVFISGNVNGFHSSPFFIQRFKEVMLHYSSMFDILDANVPRDNEARKMIERILFRRDALNIIACEDAERTERPESYRQWQARFLKAGFEQLPVDPAILKKIVHMKNSLYHEEFFAVEDRGWLLQGWKGRVLYAISKWKPNEIYDDQYDPSGFSSVRTCVGNFPPRYLLA